A window of Eucalyptus grandis isolate ANBG69807.140 chromosome 4, ASM1654582v1, whole genome shotgun sequence genomic DNA:
aaaagaaagttaatgCATAATAGTATGTTGTTAGATGTGAATGTGACATAGAAAGTAAGGAGAAGATGTAGGGGCACTCCTCACAATGGTGTTCTAATAATTTTATGCTGTCATTTTTCCATTGCCTTATCTTGATTCTAGACTGGTCTCGGGCTTCACACCCCTTGGTTTTCCTAGTTATTCTGTACCAAACTGATGGTTTCTTTGCACCTCTCTGTGGAAACAAGGGTGTTCTTTGATTGTAGTCTCTTCCTTTCAATGGGCTATGCTAGAGGATCTGGACTGCCTTTGATGGTGCTTAGTTTGGATCAAAACTGAGGGCGAAATTAGTTGGTAGATGTCAATCTTGCCAAGGCACAGTGTTCCCTCATCAAAGTCTCACTAGTCTTATTCCCCTCCCTCCCTAGCTAAACTGGccaataaaataaggaaaaattgaacatatagagaaaaaaccaaaaagctcTACTATTCTGCTTCTAGCATTCCCATGTGGTAGTGTATGCTCGAGTTGAGGGATTGCCACTTGTTGCAGGCGACAGGATCATCTTGGACACCAAAGGAATCACCAAGAagtagaaaacaagaaaaacatctgtaagatctctctctctctctctctctctgtctctatctatctatctatctatctatctatatatatatatatatatcacgtCCCGGATGCATTCCCTCCCCCTCACTGCACACACTTCCTCACACTTAGTTTCACATGCAAATTGTTGTTGGAAATGAAAAGGGATTTCGTTCTATTTCAGTGGCATTCTGTTTTTGCAGAAGTCCAAGGCTATCATCTGAACAGAGCACAAGGAAGAGGCCGTACCATTCTTCGGAGAGATCTTTGGATAGATGATTGGATATGAAGGATTTAGTTGTCTGATATGAAAAAATTCCTTCTGTGACGGGGCTGTTACTATTTGATATTGTCCTTGTCATTGTATTGGATTGATTACCCTGTATCATTGTATGCGTGTTCGGCTGATGATATGTTATAGGACTTAAGCGGGGGCCCTTAGAAACTTGTACATAATTGTATGGGCAATCGGCTGAACTCCCATCTCTCCCATTATTTGGTAGAGAGCCAATTctctttcataaattttctattGGAAGATGTATAGTCAGGCGGATGGAATTATCTCATCGAGAGTATCTTTTGACTCCTTGTATAGGAAAGAAACGGATCAAGATTAGCGCATGATCGAAGCtccataaaaaattcagaatgtaAGTAGATGACTTGTGGTCATTTTGTCCATGGGCTGTAACTTCTGTTTGGGGTCTGAAGTTTTTCCATCATAGTGGCTTTCGAGTTTATATGAAATGTTGAATCGTGAGTTTATGTGAAATGTTGAATCATGCAACTCCTTTTTCAGTGCTCATGCACATGGTTGCCCTTGAACTCAGAGAACGCAAAAGCTTTTGTGAGCTTGCTTGTCCCAAACACAGGCTTAAGGACAGATGAAGTTCGTGGCCCTAGTTATTGGTTATCGTCCATTTTTACTATATCACCtaaataattattgaaagtCACAAGTTATATCTATATGCAAAGTAAGTCCATGAGATAGGAAAGTTACTGTAGCCCGTGCTTCTTATGAAGAACATCAATTactttcttatttgaaaacTTATTACTTACATGAACAATTATTAACTACATAGAGTTTGGTACTTTCCTATAGTAAAAGTCATAAGTTACTATCAAGTTTCATTGTGGAGAAGCACTAATTTTGTAATCTAATtagtgaaaattttatttcatagtTACTCTTAAATGTTCATGGTTAAGTTTCTCAAATAGAATTcgctaatttttcttttaaaattaataaaaatcaccTTTGCACAAAAAGAATGCTTATGTCAATTCTCGTGCCAGGGCACGTAATAAAGTAGTAGTTTGCAAATGTATCGATTTGGTATCTTATCAGTGCATAAGTAGTCTAATTATTCTCTAACCATTCATCATCAAGAGCAAATGGAATTCCGAGTAAGGAAGGCAAATGTTTCGTTGATGCTTATGCTTGATACGAGGCATATCATAGTTCTATTTGGGCAGTGAAGTAAAGCAAAAACTCGCGCACAAAATGGACATATGCAACAGCTACATGTCGGATGAACAAGAAGACTGAGAAATGAATAGCAAGTAAGACGGGAAAGGTTAAGTTGGCATCTGAATTAAATGCCATAATAAAATGAGCTAAAAGGGCATTTGAGCGGtggaagaacaattttttacaaGAGAGTACTCTAAAGATGTGATACTGAATGATTATAAAACTCTGGAATTTATTAAGATGCAGAACATTCGAGATCAGAAACCTATCATCTGCCAGAAGTAGTTTCTGCATACATTGAGGATGCTAGTAATTAGTCCCTCGTACTTCTTTACTTGAATTGGACAGAAGTTGGACTCCTTACCAGGTATTTTCCAAAAACCCACTTCAGATAACCCTGGGTGTATTCACCAGCCTTGGAAGTGGAATTGACACAGCGGAAAGTGACAGTATGTCCCTTTCTAGAGAACTTCTGAGAAGCTGAGTTGGGCAGCCTTCATGTCGACATTCACACCTTGAGGGGGAACGACAGTGACTACATAAGAGGAAAATGCTTTGCCAATATTTGTCACAGTCCTGNNNNNNNNNNNNNNNNNNNNNNNNNNNNNNNNNNNNNNNNNNNNNNNNNNNNNNNNNNNNNNNNNNNNNNNNNNNNNNNNNNNNNNNNNNNNNNNNNNNNCAGTTGATTTTTCCAAGTACCTGGGAGGCATTTGCTTGTTAAACACTACAATTGATCTAATGGCAAAGATTTAGGATATTGGCATGTCAGTTATGTTAAAAGTGCAGTGCAGTTAGGATCAGTGAAAAACTTTCCTTAAATTGATGgaactaaacattttataataagTGAAGTGCTGTTAGGACCTGCTGAATGGTAGTTTGGCTTTATCTATTGcaccttttgaaatttttctttctttgcagaCAATAGTTGAATCGGCCCTTGATCTTCTCCAAAACCCACAAATCACATATTTCAGACATAAATAAGTTTTCAATCAAACCCAATGTTGTGTTGGAATAACGAAGCTTCATTTATCTCTAATGACAATTTTGGTATTGATTTGAGAGGAGAGACGAGTGAAGATCTAGTTGTTCTTCTAAAGTGGGGATTACTATAAAGCAAATGACTATTCAATTGAATCTGACGTTAGATTCAAACTATTAGTTTTCCTAAGTGGAGTCTTGCTATGCAGCAGATGCTCTGAGAGTTCTTAGCACTCACTTTTTGATGTTGTCAATCTTTTTGAGTTCTAGGAAGCAGAATGTAGTGAAATTTTTCTGGTGCCTCAGGAATAAGGTTTTTCTAGTTAATGATTACTTATATAGTAGAACTGTAAAATTTCAAGTGATTTTATAGTGAAATCTCATTCCGAAACTGTTCTGCTTTTTGCAGATGATTACTGAGAAAATcctttttttatagtttttctattctaatgttttttttgttttttttttctgttttataCTGGACATGGTGGCTTTTCCCAGGGTAGCCTTTTGAACGATTGTCGTGCTATATTTAAGGTTAAACATCTCGCTTAAAGTCAAAGATCTGTTCCCATTGATACCAGTGATGTCATCTTATTAGCAAAATCACCGACAATGTAAGACTGGTCAATGCACAAGCCATCCATCGTAACTGCAATAAACTACTGAACAAGAGCCCACTCAACCAAGAGGACATAGAAAGGGGCAGACTACTATCATCTAAGGTTTGAATTAGCTCCAAATTTTCTTCAGGGACCAGTTCACGGTCTCATTCCAAATCCAATCAAACGGGTCCTATgatatcttttattattttatagaGTGAAACATAAGTTCTTGACCTTGCACCACCACCTGTTCCTGTATCTGGAGACTCATTGTCTATCTTGTGAGTCTGGAAACAGGATGAGCATTTCATTTAAAAACAACAGCAATGGGGCTTCTCACGGAGTGATCTGAAGAAACCCATGTCAGGGATCCTTGAGCAAATGGCTTAGTAAAGCTCCCACCAGAACTTCTGTGGAACCCCACAGTATACGTGGCCATTTGCACCGCCACACTGAATTTGATCTCAGAAGGATACACCGTGACATCAACACCTTCCGGTGCATCAACCTTGTATGTGTACGAGGAGTCAGCAGGCCCGACATTTGTAACTGTCCTAGAATAGTTCTGGGCGCTAGAGCCCAGTATTATGCTGAAGGATGGGTAATTCAGCTGTGCCTGAGGTATGCTTTTTATTTGTAAGCATTTGGCCTTTTCCTGTGTGATGGTTTCAATTTCAGAATCCTTGTATCCCAAACCACATAAATAAGGGATGTAGTTGTCGGGCTTGATGTCGTAAATAAGGCCTGGATCGTCTGCTTTGGGTGGATTCACATGGCCTGCACCTGTGGCGAAGATGTCAGCTGGAAGAAGGGTTTCATCGACGATTGGCTTACTTCCAAGGTTTATTTGATATGCAGTGGTCATGATTGCGGATTTTATGGCAGCAGGCGACCAATCAGGGTGAGAGCTCTTCAGCAGAGCTGCAATGCCACTGAGATGAGGGCACGACATGGAGGTTCCAGAGATGATGTTGAAGGTCACATCAGTAGTCGAGCTGTTATCAAGAGAGAATGGCCAGGCTGCTAGGATGCTGACTCCTGGGCCAATTATGTCGGGTTTCAGGATTCCAGGGCTCTCAAAGCTGGGGCCCCTGGAAGAGAAGGATGTCACTGCTGGTGCTTCGGAATTCCCAATAATTGTTCCTTTGAACAAAATGGTGGCCATCGGATTGGAGGTCGAGTTGATGTAGGACTTGATTTTCAGACCGTCAGCGTAAGGTATGTGGGTTGCGGGAAGGACATGAGCGTCAGCTAGCGTGCTGTAGCCATTGAGTTCATCGTTCATCATAATCATGGCAGCACCACCGGCATCCTTCACTTCTTGCCCTTTGGCGATTCTTGCGATTCCTCCACCTCTCTCACACAAGACGACCTTTCCTTTCACGTCCAAGTTCCGCAACGATCCTTCAGCACATAATGCGGATGTTTGGTTTCCATTTGCGCCAGCATACACAAGTGGGTAAGCCGATCCAAAGTCCTTGGGCTGGAAAAGGGATTCACCATTGTACTCTGCGCCATTTCCTAGCTTAGCGGTAGCTTTTACGGTCCTATCGATAGTGCTTGCTCCCACAGTGAGAATCCAGGGAGCCTCGTTAGACAAGGAAGTGTTGATCGGGCCACTGTTACCCGCTGAGCAGCTCACAAAGATTCCCTTTTGAATCGCAGAAAATGCCCCCACAGCGATCGAGTCAGCATAGAATGGAGTGGAACCGCCaccaagagagagggagagcacATCGACACCATCCTCAATAGCAGCATCCATAGCGGCCAGTATGCTGCTCTCAGGGCAGCCCACATCAGAGCACACCTGGTACATAGCCAGGTGGGCATGAGGTGCCACCCCGATGGCAGTGCCAAGGGCTTGTCCCAGGACATTGGCATTCTTTACAAAATTTCCCGCTGCCGTGCTGGAAGTGTGGGTGCCGTGTCCATCCTCGTCGGTTGGTGGCAAAGTAGAGGTCACGAAATTCCTCGTGCCGATGAGCTTGTTATTGCAGGAAGTGGCATTGAAAGTACACTTGCCTTTCCATTTAGCAGGGGGAGAGGACATTCCTTCGTCATCAAATGAAGGATGACCCGGCGTTATTCCTGTGTCGAGGACTCCAATGATCACGCCCTTGCCCAAAGTGGAGTCTTTCCACAACCCCACCCCAGGGTTCAAGTTCAAGAAGGAAGGTGAGTGAGTCGTGTGCAATGAGAAAATCTTCTCTTGTTTCACAGACACAACTGCATCCAACTTCAAAAGTTCCTTAGCCTCGTCTGCTGTCATCTTTGCTGCGAATCCTGTGATCGAATTCTTGTAGGAATGGACCATACGATTCGTCTGGTCCGAATTTGGTGTCATCTGGGGCAGGAACGATTGGTACCAGCTCTGTAGATCCTCTGACCGGGCAAAAACTTCACCCGCTCGTTTTCTAACATGGACGATATAAGTAGACAGGACATTTTGTTCATGCTCAAGAACAGTTTGGGCGGTTGCCGGATGAAAACTGAAGGAGCAGATGAaaccaacaagaaagaaaacagcCACCATCGGGAACTTTCTGCATCGGTTTTCCTCCATTTTCCAGCAAGAAGGTTCAAGAGAAAAACCTATGCAGCTCATGCTTTTCGACTAATGAACTAAAGCTCGcatatatatagaaaatgaGAGTCATAAAGCGCGAGAGCGGGACTGTTTCAGCATTGAAAACAGTGGTCGGTGAAGCTTCTCAATAGCAAATGTGCAATAATTGAAGGAAGCCCTGAATTTTGCATAGAGCTGATTTAACTTATTAATTAACTCGTTGAGAATAAGCAACTACATCAGCACGACGAAAGGAGATATTTGTGCTGCATCAAAAGCCTGCTATATGGTAGATCCCGCCTAGTTCTGTTTTCGTTTAAGAACAAGACAAGACAACCATACAAATGTTCTTTCATTAGTTTGCTCACATTTGAAGAGCAAGGAAACAACAACTGGGGTTGCCACCCTTCTCACATGAGAAATGGGAGATAGGGGGTTTGATTTCCCACATTTTCAAGGGGATTGGAGTGTGGACAATTTAATTTCAGATGTGGGTTTTGATTCTCACGTCCTGTAAGAAAGCAtgacaaaagtctaagagtgagagttagagtaagaatagagtaagactgctaaaaaaaaaagagtgaggCGATGACGATAGAGGAAGATATGCTGATTTCAAAAGACAATGTTTATTCTCAATAATGAAATCATGTTGACATTGTCTTAATTGACAATTAATGGGTAGGTCACCCTTTAAGAAATAATCACATAATGAAAATCGAATAATAgaactaaggaaaaaaaaatattgataaaggGGAAAGTCTTCAAATCATGTGTTGAACATTTGCAAAACACGTTGGAAATCTTTGATGAcctggaaattaaaaaaaaaatgcatgaatttGATATCTAACATTGCCCTAATTGGCATAATCTATTTGAAACTATGAAGATCCTACAATgctctttgatttgtgggacTGTCCGCTCTTTTGATGTCCAAAGGTTTCTGTATAAGCATTTGCTCATTGGTCTACATCAGGCGATGCCGACGAGGCAATTCTTTGCTAATTCGATTAGTACAAATTGCTTAGTAGTCAAGTTTGCGACGGTGGTATTAACTTTTTGATTAGATTTTAGCACAGAGTTCTCAACGACAGTGgacaaaatcccaaaaaaaaaaaaaaaaaaaaaaaactatttttggtgaGGATTGaacttaatttttaattagatgatcATTATGAATCTTACAAAGCAGATGGAAAcaagaggaaaaggaagaaaagttgaGCTTGGTCTTTACATTAATTATTCTAATGTGGAAAGTACAAAACTAACGCTGGCATTCATCAATGAGCAGGAGTCAATTTTAATATGATGCTCTTTGATAGGATCGTTCGTTTGTAGCTATCATGATGAGGCTCTGTTCGTTTGTTTCCTCCACgccatttttattttgcttgtaGAGAAGGATCGACTGGGTTTGTGCTTTGTTAATGGACAACCTTTGAAGCTTCCCTTGGACATTGACAAAGAATAATTAGATAGGGAGATTCTCAAGTAGGGTCACATTGATTCCCtatccaaaacaaaaatttcaagatAACGTTCTTGCAAAtttgatgataagaaaattacaatttttttaatcatattgtAATTgggtcaattcaattttttttttactaattgtggcttaaattttttgcatttgtgttaattcagtccatttttgcatttgtgttaattcagtccaTCATGCTAATTTTGGCCGATCGGCGCTGACATAAATGCTGATTGTCCTATGTGGATGCCGAAGATcttgatgttgataatttttaataatattgaaatattttatgaattttattttattttctttctcttttcttttgttttcttcccttCCTTTTTATTCTAATTGATCGCCAATGATTGGCCAAAAGTGAGGGTAGATGAGGTCCCTCACCGGCCTCAAGCAAGCCTCGCCAAGGgctggtgaggctcaagccctgGTTAGAGGCCGTGAGGGCTGCCTCGCCAAGGCCCCTGCATGGTTGGGTCTTCAAGttttaagattatttttttttggaattttccaagTCTCTGTAAGAGTGAGAAAGTTGGTCAGATACAATTTCAATTCGGGTCAATTTGGTGCGCGATTGAATCATGCTTCTTCCTAGATATCATGCCCACTTGGCATGCAACTCATCAAATTTTTGGTCACCACAGGATTGTGATTGATTTAAGTGATGAAATCAACTTCCTCTCCAACAAGAACCACACATCCATCAGTGCACATATCTTTCTTACTACatcactttgctttttcttgtCACATACGATAGGCATCTTTCTAAGCTATGAGAATATagaagaattttcaatttcctcTCCATCAAAAACCACGCGTACAAACGTATATTTCTTATCacatcgttttctttttcttcgttACATACTATATGTATTATATGAAGTGTGAGAACATGGAGGAATATTGTTTGTTTGGGTAAGCTTTGATCAAGTTTTCGCGCCACTAGAGGACATAATGCTCTCTAAGGTCTCAACTATCCTTGTGAGGCTCTCGTATTATCTACAGCTGTCATGAGAACcttaattgtgaatttgattAGGACGACACAAAATGATGATGCGTAAGGAAAAAGTAGTGTGCGAAAAGGACAGTACCTCAACTCTATAATTGACTTCCAAATCAAGGACAAAAGAacttcaataattaaaataagttCCTACCCCTTTTTTAAATGTATTAATTGCATTcgtgtagttttttttttttttttgggtcagttATTCGTGTAGTtgattttcaatattatttatctCTACAAGTGGAGTTATTATATGTTATTATATGTGCCATATGCTATTGTTATTATATGGACCTAGAAAAGTCATCTGAAAATGAACGAGAGCATTACTCCAAAGTTTTTTAGACATTTTTTGTGTGTGGAGGGGACCATGAAGGGATTCTCTCATGTGAACCTATTGAATAAGTCTAAGCAGAAGAAGTCGACACTGCTTAATTAAAGAGCACCTAGAGAAGCAATACAAACagagaattttaaaaaaaaaaaaaaaaaaattgacaatgatCCCAAAGTTTTACACCAATTATCTAACTTCTTTTTATAAGAAATTCTTGAAATTCTCaaggaagaaaaagcaaagaagaaaataagttaACAACTAAGAGACTAAATGCACATTAACTTTAGAATTTATTACTTGATAATGGGGGTTATTTAGTGTAGTATGGTTTTTTCATAAGCTATATTTTTTGGGATAATCTCTGTCATTTTGCTCATGAGCTCTTTTATTTAAACCATATCAGATTATCCCCATGACTATTGGAACCAAACATTGAGTAAAGGTGATTCCCGAAGGATCAACGGCAACGCTGGACCGCTGGAGGTTCATTGAGGAGAAACTAGAGGCAATCGATAGGCAAACTTAGGCCATGCTGGGCCCTTTGGTTAGGCCTAACTTCTTGCTGGAGGTCGATTATCAACAACAAAAGTGTCAATTAATTTTCGAGTTGGGCTAAGTCGGGTCCTATATCCAAATGGCCTTGCTCCAAGCCTATCCAAATTTGTCTAGCCCATGTGATGCTGGTGGGCTTAGGAGTGCTTGTAACCCACCTGGCCCATGGTAGGACAGATTAATGTCGGCCTATGACATTTCTTAACTCCACTGTAATGTTGATTGAAAAGGATCAATTATCGATCGAGGCCCACCACAAAGCCTGATCATCAAGGCAAATTGATATGGCATTTTGAGGATCAAGTCCCAAAGTATATGGGACACCTTGAATCCATGCCAGTCATCTTTCGGAAAATACCCTTGGCAAGGTTACgatatttgacaatttttagcAGACATTTTGATGCAAAGACATGTTCATCGTTTTGTTGTGTAAAAAGTACTTAAATTgacataaacctattatatttatacaaattcagtgttgacacctatttttatacaaaaaaagaaaaaaaaaagaaaaaaaaaagaaaagagaaaaactcttaggggtcgggtcgggccggatcggACCTTGGCCTGGCCCgcctctcttcccttttcccCTGAGTTGGGCCCGGCCCTTTTTCCCTTCAGCCCAGCGTGCCCCAGCTGTCTCCCTcgagaaaaagacaaaggagCAGAGGTCAGAAGAGGGCAGACAGGAGCAGAGCAGAAAGAAAGGAGAGGAGCCAGGAGCAGAgagataagaaaagagaaaaccgAAGAGGGGAGAAAAGGAGTtcgcggagagagagagagtccgagCGAGGGAGCGACtaagagagagcgagggagctTCAGCCGTCGCCTCAGCTGCGCGCGGGCCCCGCCCGACGTCCTCAAATTGAATCCGGTAGGCCCTTCTGGCGCCCTGTTTTCACCCGGTTCTGTGCACCCCGGGCCGGAGTTTGCGATCGACCGGTTTGTGTGAACTCCGGCCCTGTCCATTCCTTCTTTGGTTGTTGCGCGTCTAATTATTTGTTGGTGAGAGTCTCGGTTTGGGTTCAGGTCCTAGTTGAGCTAGAAACCGCGTGATTCAGGAGCGCCCTCCACCCGTTCGACGAAATGCCTCAATCAGATCTATTTTTGTACTTCCCCTTTTTGAGCCAAAACCGAGTGTCCATGCGTGGGATTCGTTTGGCTGaggcgtcgtttttgtgattAGCTTTCTATCCGTTGGTCGTTTAGTCGTCTTGCCACTTTTCCGCCGTCTTTGACCATTTGCACGCTTGGCCAAGAGGGGGCCCTcggccggcggcgaggaggTCGACCGGCAAGTGGCGGTTGGAGTGGGCGTTTGACGAAAAGTGGCGGCTCGGCGGTGCTTGAGCTTCGGTCGAGGTTTGTCTTAAAAAAATGGGATCTTCGGAAGGCTAGAGCTCGTTGAAGGAGAtcgcacgaagaagaagatcagaggagaataaaaaataaaaaagacaaaagaaaaagcaagagaaaaagTGCAgccaaaagctaaaaaaaaaaaagaaaagaaaagaaggaaaagtgtcAGAAAACAGAGTGAAAGCAAGTAGaatagagagaatagagagTAATGTATTCTGTGCACTTCATTGATTGTTCCAATGTACAAAGAGGATTGATgtttaataaaaggaaagtaTATCAGATCTAATCCTAGATTTGAtacaaaaataatcaattacaatttggAGAATATATCCATCACAATATGTGCATATCTTCgacatatcttccaacactccccctcaagctggtggcttgtatatgtctaagacacctagcttgcttAGGAGATATGCATGTTGCCGTTGACATAAAGGCTTGGTGAATATATCTGCAAGTTGTTCGGTAGTCCCAATTCCTCTTGTTTTGATTATCCCTTCCTGAATCTTCTCTCTAGTAAAGTGACAATCAatttctatgtgttttgttctttcatgtaCTATTGGATTTGCCGCGAGTTTAAGTGCAaaatcattatcacaaaacagTAAGGTTGATCCCTTGACCTGTACTCCGAGATCCAAAAGTAAGCCTCGTAACCAAACTACCTCACATACGGTCTT
This region includes:
- the LOC104441829 gene encoding subtilisin-like protease, whose translation is MSCIGFSLEPSCWKMEENRCRKFPMVAVFFLVGFICSFSFHPATAQTVLEHEQNVLSTYIVHVRKRAGEVFARSEDLQSWYQSFLPQMTPNSDQTNRMVHSYKNSITGFAAKMTADEAKELLKLDAVVSVKQEKIFSLHTTHSPSFLNLNPGVGLWKDSTLGKGVIIGVLDTGITPGHPSFDDEGMSSPPAKWKGKCTFNATSCNNKLIGTRNFVTSTLPPTDEDGHGTHTSSTAAGNFVKNANVLGQALGTAIGVAPHAHLAMYQVCSDVGCPESSILAAMDAAIEDGVDVLSLSLGGGSTPFYADSIAVGAFSAIQKGIFVSCSAGNSGPINTSLSNEAPWILTVGASTIDRTVKATAKLGNGAEYNGESLFQPKDFGSAYPLVYAGANGNQTSALCAEGSLRNLDVKGKVVLCERGGGIARIAKGQEVKDAGGAAMIMMNDELNGYSTLADAHVLPATHIPYADGLKIKSYINSTSNPMATILFKGTIIGNSEAPAVTSFSSRGPSFESPGILKPDIIGPGVSILAAWPFSLDNSSTTDVTFNIISGTSMSCPHLSGIAALLKSSHPDWSPAAIKSAIMTTAYQINLGSKPIVDETLLPADIFATGAGHVNPPKADDPGLIYDIKPDNYIPYLCGLGYKDSEIETITQEKAKCLQIKSIPQAQLNYPSFSIILGSSAQNYSRTVTNVGPADSSYTYKVDAPEGVDVTVYPSEIKFSVAVQMATYTVGFHRSSGGSFTKPFAQGSLTWVSSDHSVRSPIAVVFK